From Agrobacterium tumefaciens, a single genomic window includes:
- a CDS encoding GntR family transcriptional regulator, producing the protein MSTNMSRSDAIYASLRRAILEQALKPGTKLPEDSIGDTFGVSRTSARNALLRLASDGLVEIKQNRGAAVAMPTLEEAEEVFALRRCLEREVIERLCKRMPRDGIDALISHVREEERALQASSPRSIRLAGEFHILLGELTGSKLLIDFISQVVSRSSLILARFGRPHSAECGIDEHIQLIEALKNQDAETAIRIMDHHLHAVEDRAKSDDKDDGPDIAEILSHYMTATE; encoded by the coding sequence ATGTCCACGAACATGAGCAGAAGCGATGCGATCTACGCGTCACTTCGACGTGCCATTCTTGAGCAGGCGTTGAAACCGGGTACAAAGCTTCCGGAAGACTCGATCGGCGATACATTCGGTGTCAGCCGAACGAGTGCACGCAACGCGCTTTTGCGACTTGCATCTGATGGTCTTGTTGAGATCAAGCAAAACCGGGGTGCTGCCGTCGCCATGCCAACGCTGGAAGAGGCAGAAGAAGTCTTCGCATTACGCCGTTGCCTCGAACGCGAGGTCATCGAACGGCTGTGCAAACGCATGCCGAGAGACGGCATTGATGCGCTGATCAGCCATGTCCGTGAGGAAGAACGTGCCTTGCAGGCGTCCTCACCACGCTCCATTCGGCTTGCAGGCGAATTTCATATTCTGCTTGGCGAGCTGACCGGCTCTAAACTGTTGATCGACTTCATCAGCCAGGTCGTTTCGCGTTCATCGTTGATCCTCGCCCGTTTTGGGCGCCCACATTCGGCGGAATGCGGCATTGATGAACATATACAACTGATTGAGGCCTTGAAAAATCAGGATGCCGAAACGGCAATTCGTATCATGGATCATCACCTGCACGCCGTTGAAGACCGCGCGAAGTCTGACGACAAAGACGACGGCCCTGATATCGCAGAAATCCTCAGCCACTACATGACGGCTACCGAATAG
- a CDS encoding gamma-glutamyltransferase, with protein sequence MVTSPHHLASEAGAKVLRRGGTAIEAVIAAGAALTVLYPHFCGLGGDAIWIVADPEGRRKAIMGIGQAAAQLPEFDVIPTRGPLSALTTAAVVDSWGLALGYSRENWQGTETLTSLLDDAIELAASGFPVSRSQQHWHTYRSGEIENWTSVATSFVTEGLQRQPELATVLEQIAIHGHREFYDGALGDRIAKELEAAGSPIRRSDLQKTAATIEDPVSITYRGLELLAPPPPSQGTATLAIMGILSNFRMGDLDPTSADFFHLCVEAVKQAFLDRGMIADPNFVAQQCADWLSPPKLANKAAAIDPLSAMPWPHGFKTGDTVYLAAVDSEGRSASVLQSTYFDWGSGVLLPDSGILWQNRGAAFSTDPASPNVLAPGKRPFYTLNPGLGLKNGLPHLLYGTQGADGQPQTLAVLLSRLIDHGLDPLAALSAPRFLLGRTFSDTRDNLKIEEAAGQDVLTTLSERGHEVIAIPALSPLSGQAGVIRLNDDGWMDGAHDPRSDGCAIGV encoded by the coding sequence ATTGTTACCAGCCCGCACCACCTTGCAAGTGAAGCTGGCGCAAAGGTTTTGCGCCGTGGCGGCACAGCAATTGAGGCCGTGATTGCGGCAGGCGCGGCGCTGACGGTTCTCTATCCGCATTTCTGCGGACTTGGCGGCGACGCCATCTGGATCGTGGCTGACCCGGAAGGCCGGCGCAAGGCGATCATGGGCATCGGTCAGGCCGCAGCCCAATTGCCCGAATTCGACGTCATTCCAACACGCGGTCCGCTTTCGGCGCTAACGACGGCAGCCGTCGTCGATAGCTGGGGGCTTGCGCTCGGCTATTCTCGCGAGAATTGGCAAGGCACCGAAACCCTCACCTCTCTTCTTGATGACGCGATCGAACTGGCAGCGTCGGGTTTCCCGGTCAGCCGCTCTCAACAGCATTGGCATACCTATCGCAGCGGCGAGATCGAGAACTGGACTAGTGTCGCGACTTCGTTCGTCACTGAGGGGCTGCAGCGCCAGCCGGAGCTTGCGACAGTTCTCGAACAGATTGCCATTCACGGACACCGCGAGTTCTACGACGGAGCGCTCGGGGATCGCATTGCCAAGGAACTGGAGGCGGCAGGAAGCCCAATTCGACGAAGTGATTTGCAAAAAACGGCCGCGACGATCGAAGATCCGGTTTCCATCACATATCGGGGACTTGAACTGCTGGCACCGCCACCGCCTTCGCAGGGCACAGCGACCCTGGCGATCATGGGAATCCTGTCCAATTTCCGCATGGGCGATCTAGATCCAACGTCTGCAGACTTTTTTCACCTATGCGTCGAGGCGGTGAAGCAGGCTTTTCTTGATCGGGGCATGATCGCCGATCCAAACTTTGTCGCCCAACAATGCGCCGATTGGCTGAGCCCTCCCAAGCTGGCCAACAAAGCTGCGGCGATTGATCCCTTGTCGGCAATGCCCTGGCCACATGGTTTCAAGACTGGCGACACCGTCTATCTCGCAGCGGTCGATTCCGAGGGCCGCTCGGCAAGCGTGCTGCAAAGCACCTATTTCGACTGGGGAAGTGGCGTTCTCCTGCCAGATAGCGGTATTCTCTGGCAAAACCGCGGGGCCGCGTTCAGCACGGACCCGGCAAGCCCCAATGTCCTGGCACCCGGCAAGCGACCGTTCTACACGCTCAATCCGGGGCTTGGCCTGAAGAATGGGCTTCCTCATCTTCTGTACGGGACACAGGGGGCCGACGGCCAGCCACAAACCCTGGCCGTACTTCTCAGCAGGCTGATCGACCACGGCCTCGATCCACTTGCGGCGCTTTCTGCTCCACGTTTTCTGTTGGGCAGAACATTCTCAGACACCCGCGACAATCTCAAAATCGAAGAGGCGGCGGGGCAGGATGTGCTGACAACGCTTTCTGAACGTGGCCATGAAGTCATTGCCATTCCAGCCCTGAGTCCACTTTCTGGCCAAGCCGGTGTTATCAGGCTGAACGATGATGGTTGGATGGACGGCGCACATGATCCTCGCAGCGATGGCTGCGCTATCGGCGTATAA
- a CDS encoding amidohydrolase family protein, with the protein MQVDLILRNIRTARQPGLSDIAIRDGKIVEIGTAIRCEAVQEEDFDGAFAFPGFVDSHIHLDKACILGRCTICAGTLEEAVRETAKAKADFSEADVYERASALVAKAITHGTNRMRTFVEIDPRAGIRSFEAIKRVRDEYAFAIDIQICAFVQEGLTQEPETEAMLDAALADGADLIGGCPYTDIDPEEHVRRIFALARKHDVDVDFHLDFSLDPEKTHLPSVIEATEANGYSGRVTIGHVTNLSALDTDTLAMIGTRIAAAGIAVTVLPATDLFLMGRQFTRNVPRGIAPAHALSALGVQTAIATNNVLNPFTPFGDASLARMANLYANVMQLSRDADIKLAFDMVTSQAAEILGVAHDLAVGTSADIVVLDATDACDVIRCSAPALAGWKAGKKTFVRPKAALLR; encoded by the coding sequence ATGCAAGTCGATCTCATCCTTCGCAACATCAGAACCGCGCGACAGCCGGGACTGTCGGACATCGCGATCAGAGACGGCAAGATCGTTGAGATTGGAACCGCGATCCGTTGCGAAGCGGTGCAGGAAGAGGATTTTGACGGTGCCTTCGCTTTTCCCGGCTTTGTCGACAGCCATATCCATCTCGACAAAGCCTGCATTCTTGGACGCTGCACCATCTGCGCGGGAACGCTCGAGGAGGCAGTGCGGGAGACGGCTAAAGCCAAGGCCGATTTTTCTGAGGCAGACGTTTACGAAAGAGCGTCGGCACTTGTTGCCAAAGCAATCACGCACGGCACAAATCGCATGCGAACCTTCGTTGAAATCGATCCTCGCGCCGGAATCCGGTCTTTTGAAGCAATCAAGCGGGTCCGCGACGAATACGCCTTCGCCATCGACATTCAGATTTGCGCCTTCGTACAGGAAGGACTGACGCAGGAGCCCGAAACCGAGGCAATGCTCGATGCCGCTTTGGCTGATGGCGCAGATCTGATCGGTGGCTGCCCCTATACCGATATCGATCCGGAAGAACATGTAAGGCGCATCTTTGCACTCGCGCGAAAACATGACGTGGACGTTGATTTCCACCTCGACTTCAGCCTCGACCCGGAAAAAACGCATCTGCCTTCGGTGATCGAAGCGACAGAGGCCAATGGCTATTCAGGTAGAGTGACGATCGGCCACGTCACCAATCTTTCGGCACTCGACACCGACACGCTCGCAATGATCGGCACAAGGATCGCGGCAGCCGGTATTGCAGTGACGGTCCTGCCCGCGACCGATCTCTTCCTCATGGGCCGACAATTTACCCGCAATGTCCCGCGAGGAATTGCGCCAGCGCATGCCTTGTCCGCACTTGGTGTCCAGACAGCAATCGCGACCAACAATGTTCTCAATCCATTCACGCCGTTCGGCGACGCCTCGCTGGCGCGTATGGCCAATCTCTATGCCAATGTGATGCAGCTTTCCCGTGACGCCGACATCAAGCTTGCTTTCGATATGGTGACCTCACAGGCAGCGGAAATTCTTGGTGTGGCGCATGATCTGGCAGTCGGCACCTCAGCGGACATCGTCGTCCTCGACGCAACAGATGCCTGCGACGTTATCCGCTGTTCCGCACCTGCACTCGCTGGCTGGAAGGCCGGCAAGAAGACTTTCGTTCGGCCGAAAGCAGCACTTCTCAGATAA